From Thermogemmatispora onikobensis, a single genomic window includes:
- the obgE gene encoding GTPase ObgE produces MFYDQVKIFVKAGDGGSGAIHFRREKYVPRGGPDGGDGGRGGSVYLRASAAVNTLIEYRYHQHFKAGNGQPGRRQRMHGASGEDIELIVPRGTLVRDAETRELLADLVEDGQRVVVARGGRGGLGNVHFATPTNQAPREAQNGEPGEERWLVLELRLIADVGLVGYPNAGKSTLLSVVTAARPKIADYPFTTLTPNLGVVQLGQAGSADLQSFVLADIPGLIEGAAQGAGLGLEFLRHIQRTRLLIHLLDGAVENDPWENFLAINRELESYDRQLARRPQIVVLNKMDLPQARERWPALKKRLEDAGYPAFAISAAAHQGTTELMQAVARRLEEIKREEQQQQTLAVELPVQGPVLRPLPEDAFTISKEDGVFVVRGKRVERVVSMTRLDSKESMDRLQVTLEKMGVTRALEEAGVQVGDVVRFGKIELLWGE; encoded by the coding sequence ATGTTCTACGATCAAGTCAAGATCTTTGTCAAAGCTGGGGATGGGGGCAGCGGAGCGATCCATTTTCGCCGTGAGAAGTATGTGCCGCGTGGGGGGCCAGACGGAGGCGATGGTGGGCGGGGAGGGAGCGTCTATCTGCGGGCCAGCGCGGCGGTCAATACCTTAATTGAATATCGTTATCATCAGCATTTCAAAGCTGGTAACGGGCAACCTGGCAGGCGGCAGCGTATGCACGGTGCCAGCGGCGAAGATATCGAGCTGATTGTGCCCCGTGGCACCCTGGTCAGGGATGCCGAGACCAGAGAGCTGTTGGCAGACCTGGTAGAGGATGGGCAGCGGGTGGTGGTGGCGCGTGGCGGGCGTGGCGGCCTGGGCAACGTTCATTTTGCTACCCCGACAAATCAGGCGCCGCGCGAGGCCCAGAACGGCGAGCCGGGTGAGGAGCGCTGGCTCGTGCTGGAGCTGCGACTGATTGCCGATGTCGGGCTGGTTGGTTATCCAAATGCGGGCAAATCGACGCTGCTTTCGGTCGTGACGGCGGCCCGGCCCAAAATCGCCGATTATCCCTTTACCACGCTAACGCCGAATCTAGGCGTGGTCCAGCTGGGTCAGGCCGGCAGTGCCGACCTGCAGAGCTTTGTGCTGGCCGATATCCCGGGCCTGATCGAGGGAGCGGCCCAGGGGGCGGGCCTGGGACTGGAGTTCTTGCGCCATATCCAGCGTACGCGCCTCCTCATCCATCTGCTTGATGGTGCAGTCGAAAACGATCCCTGGGAGAACTTCCTGGCTATTAACCGCGAGCTGGAGAGCTACGATCGCCAGCTGGCACGCCGCCCGCAGATCGTGGTGCTCAACAAAATGGATCTGCCCCAGGCGCGGGAGCGCTGGCCGGCCCTCAAGAAGCGACTGGAAGATGCCGGCTATCCTGCCTTTGCCATTTCGGCAGCGGCCCATCAGGGAACGACCGAGCTGATGCAAGCTGTGGCGCGACGCCTGGAGGAGATCAAGCGCGAGGAGCAGCAGCAGCAGACGCTGGCTGTGGAGCTTCCCGTGCAGGGTCCTGTCTTGCGCCCGCTCCCTGAAGATGCCTTTACCATTAGTAAGGAGGACGGGGTCTTCGTGGTACGAGGCAAGCGGGTCGAACGAGTTGTTAGCATGACGCGCCTCGATAGCAAAGAAAGCATGGATCGTCTGCAAGTGACTCTAGAGAAGATGGGGGTAACTCGTGCTTTAGAAGAAGCGGGCGTCCAGGTAGGTGATGTAGTGCGTTTCGGCAAGATTGAACTCCTCTGGGGCGAGTAG
- a CDS encoding Dps family protein, with product MTTRTHTTGKTAFEGQPRLKQRMYEIQTPQQVRQLPIELPEEARKQSINMLNQLLADTITLYHLYKKHHWQVAGPTFYQLHLLFDKHAEEILQTVDLIGERIQMLGGVALGMPFEVVERTRIERPPSGAESVPSMLARLLEAHRTVIQGLRQGIELTEQLKDYGTNDMLMSDILRMHEMHVWFISQHLVDTPLMSEDGMA from the coding sequence ATGACGACGCGCACGCATACTACTGGCAAGACTGCGTTTGAGGGTCAGCCACGCCTGAAGCAGCGCATGTACGAGATACAGACGCCCCAACAGGTGCGCCAGCTCCCGATTGAGCTGCCCGAGGAGGCACGCAAGCAGAGCATTAACATGCTCAATCAGCTGCTGGCCGATACTATCACGCTCTATCATCTCTACAAGAAACATCACTGGCAGGTGGCCGGTCCTACTTTCTATCAGCTTCATCTGCTCTTCGATAAGCATGCTGAGGAGATCCTGCAGACCGTTGACCTGATCGGGGAGCGTATCCAGATGCTGGGAGGCGTGGCCCTCGGCATGCCTTTCGAGGTCGTCGAGCGCACACGAATTGAGCGCCCACCCAGTGGGGCCGAGAGCGTTCCCTCCATGCTGGCCCGCCTGCTGGAGGCCCATCGCACGGTGATTCAGGGCCTGCGCCAGGGGATCGAGCTGACGGAGCAGCTGAAAGATTATGGCACCAACGATATGTTGATGTCCGATATTCTTCGTATGCATGAGATGCATGTTTGGTTTATCTCACAGCATCTGGTCGATACTCCGCTGATGAGTGAGGACGGCATGGCCTGA
- a CDS encoding NAD(P)/FAD-dependent oxidoreductase has product MPKRTNDPIQPEYPAALTGEDWRGSHRGQEHLPHVVIVGGGFGGLQAARALGKAPVRVTVIDRTNHHLFQPLLYQVATAALSPADISAPIRHVLRRNKNTRVLLAEVTGVDTVGKRVLLDERGERSVPYDYLIIATGAGQNYFGHREWARYAPGLKTLEDATRLRRQILLAFEAAEMESDPDRQRALLTFVLVGAGPTGVEMAGAIAELAHKALASDFRTINPHSARIILVEAAPRILLSFPPELAEKARRALNRLGVEVRTSAPVEAVDENGVVIGGEYLPAKTIIWTAGVEASPAGRWLQAEVDRAGRVKVNPDLSVPGHPEIFVIGDTAHLEEKGQPLPGLAPVAMQEGRYVARAILQRLAGREPAPFHYVNKGNLATVGRAWGLLQIGRLRLTGFLAWILWLTVHIFYLIGFRNRVLVLFQWAWAYLTFQRGARLILYPERAGSREAVPVAALD; this is encoded by the coding sequence ATGCCGAAACGAACGAACGATCCTATCCAGCCGGAATACCCTGCTGCCCTGACAGGGGAAGACTGGCGAGGTTCTCATAGAGGGCAGGAGCATCTCCCGCACGTCGTCATTGTCGGGGGAGGCTTTGGTGGACTGCAGGCGGCGCGGGCCTTGGGAAAAGCTCCTGTCAGAGTTACCGTCATAGATCGCACGAACCATCATCTCTTTCAGCCGTTGCTCTATCAGGTTGCCACAGCCGCCCTCTCGCCTGCTGACATCAGTGCTCCCATCAGGCATGTGCTCAGGCGCAACAAAAATACCCGCGTGCTGCTGGCCGAGGTAACTGGTGTTGACACGGTGGGGAAGCGGGTGCTCCTGGACGAGCGAGGAGAGCGCAGCGTTCCCTACGATTATCTCATCATCGCGACGGGGGCGGGTCAGAACTACTTTGGCCATCGAGAGTGGGCCCGCTACGCTCCCGGCTTGAAGACGCTGGAGGATGCCACACGCCTGCGTCGCCAGATTCTGCTTGCCTTTGAGGCCGCCGAGATGGAAAGCGATCCCGATCGACAACGGGCCCTGTTGACCTTTGTGCTGGTAGGGGCAGGCCCTACAGGCGTTGAAATGGCGGGAGCCATTGCCGAGCTGGCCCATAAAGCTCTGGCTTCTGACTTTCGCACTATCAATCCCCACTCGGCGCGCATCATCCTGGTCGAGGCGGCTCCGCGTATCCTGCTCTCCTTCCCGCCGGAGCTGGCCGAGAAGGCCCGCCGCGCTCTCAACCGTTTGGGCGTCGAAGTGCGCACCTCCGCGCCGGTGGAGGCTGTCGACGAGAACGGCGTTGTGATCGGGGGGGAGTATCTACCGGCCAAGACAATCATTTGGACGGCTGGTGTGGAAGCCTCTCCAGCGGGGCGTTGGCTCCAGGCCGAGGTTGATCGAGCCGGGCGCGTCAAGGTGAATCCCGATCTCAGCGTGCCGGGCCATCCCGAGATCTTTGTCATTGGCGATACGGCTCATCTCGAAGAGAAGGGGCAGCCTCTGCCCGGTCTCGCGCCGGTTGCCATGCAGGAGGGCCGCTACGTAGCGCGGGCCATTCTCCAGCGCCTGGCCGGTCGAGAGCCGGCGCCTTTCCACTATGTCAACAAGGGAAACCTGGCCACCGTGGGACGGGCCTGGGGCCTGCTGCAGATCGGTCGGTTGCGCCTGACAGGCTTCCTGGCCTGGATATTGTGGCTGACCGTCCACATTTTCTACCTGATCGGCTTCCGCAACCGCGTTCTGGTCCTCTTCCAATGGGCCTGGGCCTACCTCACTTTCCAGCGCGGCGCCCGCCTGATCCTCTATCCTGAGCGAGCTGGCAGTCGCGAAGCGGTCCCGGTAGCGGCCCTTGACTGA